A section of the Salvelinus alpinus chromosome 36, SLU_Salpinus.1, whole genome shotgun sequence genome encodes:
- the LOC139565046 gene encoding rho GTPase-activating protein 23-like isoform X1, producing the protein MCYSDTCVVYWKIACLCDSVKTLLPRVCVWPMLASGRPVSGNLCAPMPAAMPPYPAPPAESKWCFQNPVGVDCSAAEPRCIWLAVLRGAPLPSPLPPTMRPVPVGNGHGCTSRALQRSHQPRAKGWRDGLSSAGDNPRPAMGAGGEGVGVGWQGPRTLLLQKNTQGFGFTLRHFIVYPPESALHTSLKDEENGNGKGRSRLEPMDTIFVKNVRERGPAHQGGLCTGDRLVKVNGESVLGKTYSQVIALIQNSESVLELSIMPKDEDVLQLVSAYSQDAYLRGNEPYTGGARNLPVPPPLCYAPRTKSQPPAGAPAPMGQNQLDNWSRWPGSASPLSPLDNRSTVGSPASWQEGLGGEPGGVGHSSPPYRTEEIQYGVTGQQPTGQTRGRSYSSSSSSGGPLSSPLHVHYVNHNAAGTATTASSQPQKGSQAWASPPQPSPSRSQHCQQALSEWYYSQAAEQRQGRSGSMHQRHRSYSQDRLCETGPGCHRRSPGGWPHSASQDTLMLLQQSGPGPHGDPSWTYGDWEGPRDQSHPSSYGSRARSENLLVQYDRYGRSMEMLESPRSERPAWLKQASQQAPRTEAYQRQGNHYGVAPAPSMGRQPQPHHKNHPQPHSQSHPQPQPQQPAPQSRRLPTGQSLDDQPVGYRSYSPSFNRKTGRIMQQPSFRDPSYLGPHLSWAPTPKTSPPEGVVPSVPSPLASTTPETLDRAYRPTNHERGSVEGQVEVVAQTQEVKLRQKPPTGRRSAHAMRHPHYTLPVDGTEPPVFPPDPHDAAPAPRPSGDGAPHRTNGNLAPLSVEDDAMASIPFIDEPTSPSADLRARHVPASSVVSSGMSSAPAIVTSPASPTFTFPLTRLFSHDCSGIKSSRRSSYLLAITTERSKSCDEGLNTFRGEEGRGVSRLPKRVKSFFTVGSLDSLGAADEVRSKRHSTSELGSISYSDIWREGWLHYKQILTEKGKKVGSGMRPWRRVFSVLRSHSLFLYKDKREAVLRGATLGGDADEEQPISIRGCLVDIAYSETKRKHALRLTTQDFCEYLLQAEDREDMLDWIKVISENSKTDNEELGFSRQALISKKLNDYRKQSPTGNKPDSSPRVSRAKPSFLLAKMENAAGAPRSPKPEGKDESSPPKSPWGINIMKKSKKSGPKAFGVRLEDCQPAANNKFIPMIVEICCGLVEEMGLEYTGIYRVPGNNAVVSSLQDQLNKGSDINPAEEKWQDLNVISSLLKSFFRKLPEPLFTDDKYNDFIDANRMENAGDRLKTMKKLIRDLPDHYYHTLKFLVGHLKTVADHCEKNKMEPRNLALVFGPTLVRTSEDNMTDMVTHMPDRYKIVETLIQHYLWFFSEDLDKDEKTPVDTKDLVPAPNIDHLLSNIGRTALLGEAADSTNSDSAKSKGSWGSKRDLTAKDFLTLSIMSAVTGRKRRNRHNGRIVGSSTDDDSEHEPIKASHLGAEEGEEAGLVVAGADTAPRAEGEEEEDDEEEEEEEESVVERVRVQVEVKEVVVPSMPCGGEKEKAGQTVMLLPEEEAVTAEVKGRAWRGPEDARSIVSGYSTLSTLGRSLASEGRCDEADDEQSELVSETDNESGFASRSLTQERPEKHPPASITHTLTPPTPTQPPTAAQRSFLYTHYKPHPISATPQHTTPTPSTHIQDPGERSEGGARSTTPSSSSFSSSSTTHRLHSRPSFNSHKLIQCDTLARKKLKDRGKTKARSLDLLDLPVPSGEEEGAGAPGAQRDRSRTNPSTGSSQESLRPARPKESLPPSEAASFTPSGTGQGQGRGSLADQVRARLLGSADDLRIVGLRKPLSPETRRKRRAWRRHTVVVSPTETGDKRPALATNVFPMSPATSKPQGSPLDPQELDPRHPLPLGQNPPATRAPASRFHQYL; encoded by the exons gcaaaggggtggagagatgggctCTCCTCGGCCGGCGACAACCCTCGGCCTGCGATGggtgctggaggagagggggtcGGCGTTGGCTGGCAAGGCCCCCGGACGCTACTACTCCAGAAGAACACACAGGGCTTCGGCTTCACCCTGCGCCACTTCATCGTCTACCCGCCAGAGTCTGCCCTGCACACCAGCCTCAAG GACGAGGAGAACGGGAATGGGAAGG GGAGAAGTAGATTGGAGCCAATGGACACCATATTTGTCAAGAATGTGAGAGAGCGAGGTCCCGCTCACCAGGGTGGCTTGTGTACAG GGGATCGGCTGGTGAAGGTGAATGGAGAGAGTGTCCTGGGGAAAACGTACTCCCAGGTGATCGCCCTCATACAGAACAG TGAGAGTGTGTTGGAGCTCTCTATAATGCCAAAAGACGAAGACGTTCTGCAGCTGGTAAGT GCATACTCCCAGGATGCCTACCTGAGGGGCAACGAGCCTTACACAGGGGGAGCCCGGAACCTTCCGGTACCCCCGCCCCTCTGCTACGCTCCCCGCACCAAGTCCCAGCCTCCCGCCGGGGCCCCGGCCCCCATGGGCCAGAACCAGCTGGACAACTGGAGCCGCTGGCCAGGCTCCGCCAGCCCCTTGTCCCCCCTGGACAACCGCTCCACCGTGGGCAGCCCGGCCAGCTGGCAGGAGGGACTGGGCGGAGAGCCGGGGGGCGTGGGCCACAGTAGCCCCCCCTACAGGACAGAGGAAATCCAGTACGGTGTGACCGGGCAGCAGCCTACGGGACAGACAAGGGGCCGCTCCTACTCCTCATCTTCTTCTTCAGGAGGGCCCCTCAGCAGCCCTCTGCATGTCCACTATGTCAACCACAATGCTGCTGGCACTGCCACCACCGCCTCCTCTCAGCCCCAGAAGGGCAGCCAGGCCTGGGCCAGCCCTCCCCAGCCGAGCCCCAGCCGCAGCCAGCACTGCCAACAGGCCCTGTCTGAGTGGTACTACAGCCAAGCTGCTGAGCAGCGCCAGGGCCGCAGTGGCAGCATGCACCAACGCCACCGCAGCTACTCTCAGGACAGGCTGTGTGAGACAGGCCCTGGGTGCCACCGCCGGAGTCCGGGCGGCTGGCCCCACAGCGCCTCCCAGGACACCCTGATGCTACTGCAGCAGTCGGGCCCCGGCCCCCACGGGGACCCTTCTTGGACCTACGGAGACTGGGAGGGGCCCCGGGACCAGAGTCACCCCTCCTCCTACGGCAGCAGAGCCCGGTCGGAGAACCTGCTGGTACAGTACGACCGCTATGGCCGTTCGATGGAGATGCTGGAGTCGCCCCGTTCCGAGAGGCCTGCCTGGCTGAAGCAGGCCTCACAGCAAGCACCCAGGACTGAGGCCTATCAGAGGCAGGGGAACCATTACGGTGTCGCACCGGCCCCCTCTATGGGCCGACAACCACAGCCGCACcacaaaaaccacccccaaccccaCTCACAGTCTCACCCACAGCCCCAGCCCCAACAACCAGCCCCCCAGAGCAGACGTCTGCCCACCGGACAGAGCCTGGACGACCAGCCAGTAGGTTACCGCAGCTACAGCCCCTCCTTCAACCGCAAAACAGGCCGCATCATGCAGCAACCCTCCTTCAGGGACCCCTCCTACCTTGGCCCCCACCTCAGCTGGGCCCCCACCCCCAAAACCAGCCCCCCAGAGGGTGTTGTCCCCTCAGTTCCATCCCCCCTGGCCTCCACCACCCCCGAGACCCTTGATAGGGCCTACCGCCCCACCAACCATGAGAGGGGGTCAGTGGAAggccaggtggaggtggtagCTCAGACCCAGGAAGTCAAACTGAGACAGAAACCCCCCACGGGACGAAGGAGCGCCCACGCCATGCGCCACCCCCACTACACCCTGCCTGTAGATGGCACAGAACCCCCTGTGTTCCCCCCTGACCCCCACGACGCTGCCCCCGCCCCTCGCCCCTCAGGAGATGGTGCCCCGCACCGTACCAATGGCAACCTGGCCCCCCTGTCTGTAGAGGATGACGCAATGGCCTCCATTCCCTTTATAG atgagccGACGAGCCCCAGCGCTGACCTCCGTGCCCGCCACGTACCCGCCTCCTCCGTGGTGTCCAGCGGCATGAGCTCAGCGCCCGCCATCGTCACCAGCCCCGCCTCCCCCACCTTCACCTTCCCCCTAACCAGGCTCTTCTCACACGACTGCA GCGGTATTAAATCCAGTCGCCGTTCCTCCTATCTTCTAGCCATCACCACGGAGCGCTCCAAGTCATGTGACGAGGGACTCAACAccttcagaggagaggagggacgcGGCGTCTC GAGGCTGCCAAAGAGAGTGAAGAGTTTCTTCACTGTTGGG tctctGGACAGTCTGGGGGCAGCGGATGAGGTGCGCTCCAAACGCCACTCCACCTCAGAGCTGGGCAGTATCAGCTACAGTGACATATGGAGAGAGGGGTGGCTGCACTACAAACAGATCCTCACGGAGAAGGgcaag AAGGTGGGCAGCGGCATGCGTCCGTGGAGGCGGGTCTTCTCGGTGTTGCGCTCCCACTCGCTCTTCCTCTACAAGGACAAGCGGGAGGCGGTCCTGCGGGGCGCCACTCTGGGAGGCGATGCCGACGAGgagcagccaatcagcatccgGGGCTGCCTGGTGGACATAGCGTACAGCGAGACCAAGCGTAAGCACGCGCTGCGCCTGACCACTCAGGACTTTTGTGAGTATCTGCTGCAGGccgaggacagagaggacatgctGGACTGGATCAAGGTCATCAGTGAGAACAGCAAGACCGACAATGAG GAGCTGGGATTCTCAAGACAGGCTCTGATCAGTAAGAAGCTCAatgactacaggaaacagag tccaACAGGCAACAAGCCGGACTCCTCGCCCAGGGTGTCCCGTGCCAAGCCTTCCTTCCTGCTGGCCAAGATGGAGAACGCTGCCGGGGCGCCGCGCTCACCCAAACCTGAGGGCAAAG ATGAGAGCAGCCCCCCTAAGTCGCCATGGGGGATCAACATCATGAAGAAGTCCAAGAAGTCAGGGCCCAAGGCTTTTGGAGTGCGGCTAGAAGACTGCCAGCCGGCCGCCAACAACAAG TTCATCCCTATGATCGTGGAGATCTGCTGTGGGCTGGTGGAGGAGATGGGTCTGGAGTACACCGGCATCTACAGGGTCCCAGGGAACAACGCAGTGGTGTCCAGCCTTCAGGACCAGCTCAACAAGGGGTCGGACATCAACCCTGCAGAGGAG AAATGGCAGGACCTGAACGTGATCAGCAGCTTGCTCAAGTCTTTCTTCAGGAAACTTCCGGAGCCCCTCTTCACTGATG ATAAGTACAATGACTTCATTGACGCTAACCGGATGGAGAATGCCGGGGACCGGCTAAAGACCATGAAAAAACTG aTCCGTGACTTACCGGACCATTACTACCACACTCTTAAGTTCCTGGTTGGCCATCTGAAGACGGTAGCTGACCACTGTGAGAAAAACAAG ATGGAACCTCGTAACTTGGCCCTGGTGTTCGGGCCCACGCTGGTGCGGACGTCTGAAgacaacatgacagacatggtgaCTCACATGCCTGACCGCTACAAGATAGTAGAGACGCTCATCCAACAT TATCTCTGGTTTTTCAGTGAGGACCTGGACAAGGatgagaag ACTCCAGTAGACACGAAGGACCTGGTGCCTGCCCCCAATATCGACCACTTGCTCTCCAACATTGGCAGGACCGCTCTGCTCGGGGAGGCGGCAG ACTCAACCAACAGTGACTCAGCTAAATCTAAG GGGTCGTGGGGGTCAAAGCGAGACCTCACTGCCAAGGACTTTCTGACCCTGTCCATCATGTCCGCCGTCACCGGACGCAAGCGCAGGAATCGCCACAACGGCCGCATCGTGGGCAGCAGCACAGACGACGACTCGGAGCACGAGCCAATCAAAGCCAGCCACCTGGGGgcggaggagggagaagaggcggGGCTGGTGGTGGCAGGAGCAGACACCGCCCCacgagcagagggagaggaggaggaagatgatgaggaggaggaagaagaagaagagtctgtagtagagagagtgagagtgcaggtggaggtaaaagAGGTGGTAGTTCCCAGCATGCCGTGCGGTGGTGAGAAAGAGAAAGCAGGGCAGACGGTGATGCTGCTCCCTGAGGAAGAGGCGGTGACGGCGGAGGTGAAGGGCAGGGCGTGGCGGGGGCCAGAGGACGCTCGCTCTATCGTCTCCGGTTACTCCACCCTCTCCACACTGGGGCGGAGCCTGGCGTCTGAGGGACGGTGCGATGAAGCTGACGACGAGCAAAGCGAGCTGGTGAGCGAGACGGACAACGAGAGCGGATTCGCCTCGCGCTCCCTTACCCAGGAGAGACCTGAGAAACACCCCCCTGCATCCattacacacaccctcacaccccCTACCCCCACACAGCCCCCCACGGCAGCACAACGAAGCTTCCTCTACACACACTACAAACCCCACCCTATCTCCGCCACACCCCAGCAcaccacccccaccccctccacacacatccaGGACCCTGGGGAGAGGAGCGAGGGTGGGGCGCGAtccaccaccccctcctcctcctccttctcgtcGTCCTCCACCACCCACAGACTGCACTCCCGGCCCTCCTTCAACTCCCACAAGCTGATCCAGTGTGACACGCTGGCCAGGAAGAAGCTAAAGGACAGAGGGAAGACCAAGGCTCGTTCTCTGGACCTGCTGGACCTCCCTGTGCcttcaggagaggaggagggagctgGGGCACCAGGGGCCCAGAGGGACCGATCCAGGACCAACCCTTCCACAGGGAGCAGCCAGGAGAGCCTACGTCCAGCCCGACCCAAAGAATCCCTGCCGCCCAGCGAGGCTGCCTCTTTCACCCCCAGCGGGACAGGGCAGGGTCAGGGGCGAGGGTCTCTGGCTGACCAGGTGCGTGCGCGCCTGCTGGGCTCGGCTGATGACCTGCGTATCGTGGGGCTGAGGAAGCCACTCTCCCCggagacgaggaggaagagacgGGCCTGGAGAAGACACACTGTGGTGGTCTCACCTACCGAGACGGGCGACAAGAGGCCTGCGCTAGCCACCAACGTGTTCCCCATGTCGCCGGCCACATCCAAACCACAGGGGTCACCCCTCGACCCCCAGGAGCTTGACCCAAGACATCCTCTTCCCCTGGGCCAGAATCCCCCCGCCACCCGCGCACCAGCCTCCAGGTTCCATCAGTACCTGTAA
- the LOC139565046 gene encoding rho GTPase-activating protein 23-like isoform X9 → MCYSDTCVVYWKIACLCDSVKTLLPRVCVWPMLASGRPVSGNLCAPMPAAMPPYPAPPAESKWCFQNPVGVDCSAAEPRCIWLAVLRGAPLPSPLPPTMRPVPVGNGHGCTSRALQRSHQPRAKGWRDGLSSAGDNPRPAMGAGGEGVGVGWQGPRTLLLQKNTQGFGFTLRHFIVYPPESALHTSLKDEENGNGKGRSRLEPMDTIFVKNVRERGPAHQGGLCTGDRLVKVNGESVLGKTYSQVIALIQNSESVLELSIMPKDEDVLQLAYSQDAYLRGNEPYTGGARNLPVPPPLCYAPRTKSQPPAGAPAPMGQNQLDNWSRWPGSASPLSPLDNRSTVGSPASWQEGLGGEPGGVGHSSPPYRTEEIQYGVTGQQPTGQTRGRSYSSSSSSGGPLSSPLHVHYVNHNAAGTATTASSQPQKGSQAWASPPQPSPSRSQHCQQALSEWYYSQAAEQRQGRSGSMHQRHRSYSQDRLCETGPGCHRRSPGGWPHSASQDTLMLLQQSGPGPHGDPSWTYGDWEGPRDQSHPSSYGSRARSENLLVQYDRYGRSMEMLESPRSERPAWLKQASQQAPRTEAYQRQGNHYGVAPAPSMGRQPQPHHKNHPQPHSQSHPQPQPQQPAPQSRRLPTGQSLDDQPVGYRSYSPSFNRKTGRIMQQPSFRDPSYLGPHLSWAPTPKTSPPEGVVPSVPSPLASTTPETLDRAYRPTNHERGSVEGQVEVVAQTQEVKLRQKPPTGRRSAHAMRHPHYTLPVDGTEPPVFPPDPHDAAPAPRPSGDGAPHRTNGNLAPLSVEDDAMASIPFIGGIKSSRRSSYLLAITTERSKSCDEGLNTFRGEEGRGVSRLPKRVKSFFTVGSLDSLGAADEVRSKRHSTSELGSISYSDIWREGWLHYKQILTEKGKKVGSGMRPWRRVFSVLRSHSLFLYKDKREAVLRGATLGGDADEEQPISIRGCLVDIAYSETKRKHALRLTTQDFCEYLLQAEDREDMLDWIKVISENSKTDNEELGFSRQALISKKLNDYRKQSPTGNKPDSSPRVSRAKPSFLLAKMENAAGAPRSPKPEGKDESSPPKSPWGINIMKKSKKSGPKAFGVRLEDCQPAANNKFIPMIVEICCGLVEEMGLEYTGIYRVPGNNAVVSSLQDQLNKGSDINPAEEKWQDLNVISSLLKSFFRKLPEPLFTDDKYNDFIDANRMENAGDRLKTMKKLIRDLPDHYYHTLKFLVGHLKTVADHCEKNKMEPRNLALVFGPTLVRTSEDNMTDMVTHMPDRYKIVETLIQHYLWFFSEDLDKDEKTPVDTKDLVPAPNIDHLLSNIGRTALLGEAADSTNSDSAKSKGSWGSKRDLTAKDFLTLSIMSAVTGRKRRNRHNGRIVGSSTDDDSEHEPIKASHLGAEEGEEAGLVVAGADTAPRAEGEEEEDDEEEEEEEESVVERVRVQVEVKEVVVPSMPCGGEKEKAGQTVMLLPEEEAVTAEVKGRAWRGPEDARSIVSGYSTLSTLGRSLASEGRCDEADDEQSELVSETDNESGFASRSLTQERPEKHPPASITHTLTPPTPTQPPTAAQRSFLYTHYKPHPISATPQHTTPTPSTHIQDPGERSEGGARSTTPSSSSFSSSSTTHRLHSRPSFNSHKLIQCDTLARKKLKDRGKTKARSLDLLDLPVPSGEEEGAGAPGAQRDRSRTNPSTGSSQESLRPARPKESLPPSEAASFTPSGTGQGQGRGSLADQVRARLLGSADDLRIVGLRKPLSPETRRKRRAWRRHTVVVSPTETGDKRPALATNVFPMSPATSKPQGSPLDPQELDPRHPLPLGQNPPATRAPASRFHQYL, encoded by the exons gcaaaggggtggagagatgggctCTCCTCGGCCGGCGACAACCCTCGGCCTGCGATGggtgctggaggagagggggtcGGCGTTGGCTGGCAAGGCCCCCGGACGCTACTACTCCAGAAGAACACACAGGGCTTCGGCTTCACCCTGCGCCACTTCATCGTCTACCCGCCAGAGTCTGCCCTGCACACCAGCCTCAAG GACGAGGAGAACGGGAATGGGAAGG GGAGAAGTAGATTGGAGCCAATGGACACCATATTTGTCAAGAATGTGAGAGAGCGAGGTCCCGCTCACCAGGGTGGCTTGTGTACAG GGGATCGGCTGGTGAAGGTGAATGGAGAGAGTGTCCTGGGGAAAACGTACTCCCAGGTGATCGCCCTCATACAGAACAG TGAGAGTGTGTTGGAGCTCTCTATAATGCCAAAAGACGAAGACGTTCTGCAGCTG GCATACTCCCAGGATGCCTACCTGAGGGGCAACGAGCCTTACACAGGGGGAGCCCGGAACCTTCCGGTACCCCCGCCCCTCTGCTACGCTCCCCGCACCAAGTCCCAGCCTCCCGCCGGGGCCCCGGCCCCCATGGGCCAGAACCAGCTGGACAACTGGAGCCGCTGGCCAGGCTCCGCCAGCCCCTTGTCCCCCCTGGACAACCGCTCCACCGTGGGCAGCCCGGCCAGCTGGCAGGAGGGACTGGGCGGAGAGCCGGGGGGCGTGGGCCACAGTAGCCCCCCCTACAGGACAGAGGAAATCCAGTACGGTGTGACCGGGCAGCAGCCTACGGGACAGACAAGGGGCCGCTCCTACTCCTCATCTTCTTCTTCAGGAGGGCCCCTCAGCAGCCCTCTGCATGTCCACTATGTCAACCACAATGCTGCTGGCACTGCCACCACCGCCTCCTCTCAGCCCCAGAAGGGCAGCCAGGCCTGGGCCAGCCCTCCCCAGCCGAGCCCCAGCCGCAGCCAGCACTGCCAACAGGCCCTGTCTGAGTGGTACTACAGCCAAGCTGCTGAGCAGCGCCAGGGCCGCAGTGGCAGCATGCACCAACGCCACCGCAGCTACTCTCAGGACAGGCTGTGTGAGACAGGCCCTGGGTGCCACCGCCGGAGTCCGGGCGGCTGGCCCCACAGCGCCTCCCAGGACACCCTGATGCTACTGCAGCAGTCGGGCCCCGGCCCCCACGGGGACCCTTCTTGGACCTACGGAGACTGGGAGGGGCCCCGGGACCAGAGTCACCCCTCCTCCTACGGCAGCAGAGCCCGGTCGGAGAACCTGCTGGTACAGTACGACCGCTATGGCCGTTCGATGGAGATGCTGGAGTCGCCCCGTTCCGAGAGGCCTGCCTGGCTGAAGCAGGCCTCACAGCAAGCACCCAGGACTGAGGCCTATCAGAGGCAGGGGAACCATTACGGTGTCGCACCGGCCCCCTCTATGGGCCGACAACCACAGCCGCACcacaaaaaccacccccaaccccaCTCACAGTCTCACCCACAGCCCCAGCCCCAACAACCAGCCCCCCAGAGCAGACGTCTGCCCACCGGACAGAGCCTGGACGACCAGCCAGTAGGTTACCGCAGCTACAGCCCCTCCTTCAACCGCAAAACAGGCCGCATCATGCAGCAACCCTCCTTCAGGGACCCCTCCTACCTTGGCCCCCACCTCAGCTGGGCCCCCACCCCCAAAACCAGCCCCCCAGAGGGTGTTGTCCCCTCAGTTCCATCCCCCCTGGCCTCCACCACCCCCGAGACCCTTGATAGGGCCTACCGCCCCACCAACCATGAGAGGGGGTCAGTGGAAggccaggtggaggtggtagCTCAGACCCAGGAAGTCAAACTGAGACAGAAACCCCCCACGGGACGAAGGAGCGCCCACGCCATGCGCCACCCCCACTACACCCTGCCTGTAGATGGCACAGAACCCCCTGTGTTCCCCCCTGACCCCCACGACGCTGCCCCCGCCCCTCGCCCCTCAGGAGATGGTGCCCCGCACCGTACCAATGGCAACCTGGCCCCCCTGTCTGTAGAGGATGACGCAATGGCCTCCATTCCCTTTATAG GCGGTATTAAATCCAGTCGCCGTTCCTCCTATCTTCTAGCCATCACCACGGAGCGCTCCAAGTCATGTGACGAGGGACTCAACAccttcagaggagaggagggacgcGGCGTCTC GAGGCTGCCAAAGAGAGTGAAGAGTTTCTTCACTGTTGGG tctctGGACAGTCTGGGGGCAGCGGATGAGGTGCGCTCCAAACGCCACTCCACCTCAGAGCTGGGCAGTATCAGCTACAGTGACATATGGAGAGAGGGGTGGCTGCACTACAAACAGATCCTCACGGAGAAGGgcaag AAGGTGGGCAGCGGCATGCGTCCGTGGAGGCGGGTCTTCTCGGTGTTGCGCTCCCACTCGCTCTTCCTCTACAAGGACAAGCGGGAGGCGGTCCTGCGGGGCGCCACTCTGGGAGGCGATGCCGACGAGgagcagccaatcagcatccgGGGCTGCCTGGTGGACATAGCGTACAGCGAGACCAAGCGTAAGCACGCGCTGCGCCTGACCACTCAGGACTTTTGTGAGTATCTGCTGCAGGccgaggacagagaggacatgctGGACTGGATCAAGGTCATCAGTGAGAACAGCAAGACCGACAATGAG GAGCTGGGATTCTCAAGACAGGCTCTGATCAGTAAGAAGCTCAatgactacaggaaacagag tccaACAGGCAACAAGCCGGACTCCTCGCCCAGGGTGTCCCGTGCCAAGCCTTCCTTCCTGCTGGCCAAGATGGAGAACGCTGCCGGGGCGCCGCGCTCACCCAAACCTGAGGGCAAAG ATGAGAGCAGCCCCCCTAAGTCGCCATGGGGGATCAACATCATGAAGAAGTCCAAGAAGTCAGGGCCCAAGGCTTTTGGAGTGCGGCTAGAAGACTGCCAGCCGGCCGCCAACAACAAG TTCATCCCTATGATCGTGGAGATCTGCTGTGGGCTGGTGGAGGAGATGGGTCTGGAGTACACCGGCATCTACAGGGTCCCAGGGAACAACGCAGTGGTGTCCAGCCTTCAGGACCAGCTCAACAAGGGGTCGGACATCAACCCTGCAGAGGAG AAATGGCAGGACCTGAACGTGATCAGCAGCTTGCTCAAGTCTTTCTTCAGGAAACTTCCGGAGCCCCTCTTCACTGATG ATAAGTACAATGACTTCATTGACGCTAACCGGATGGAGAATGCCGGGGACCGGCTAAAGACCATGAAAAAACTG aTCCGTGACTTACCGGACCATTACTACCACACTCTTAAGTTCCTGGTTGGCCATCTGAAGACGGTAGCTGACCACTGTGAGAAAAACAAG ATGGAACCTCGTAACTTGGCCCTGGTGTTCGGGCCCACGCTGGTGCGGACGTCTGAAgacaacatgacagacatggtgaCTCACATGCCTGACCGCTACAAGATAGTAGAGACGCTCATCCAACAT TATCTCTGGTTTTTCAGTGAGGACCTGGACAAGGatgagaag ACTCCAGTAGACACGAAGGACCTGGTGCCTGCCCCCAATATCGACCACTTGCTCTCCAACATTGGCAGGACCGCTCTGCTCGGGGAGGCGGCAG ACTCAACCAACAGTGACTCAGCTAAATCTAAG GGGTCGTGGGGGTCAAAGCGAGACCTCACTGCCAAGGACTTTCTGACCCTGTCCATCATGTCCGCCGTCACCGGACGCAAGCGCAGGAATCGCCACAACGGCCGCATCGTGGGCAGCAGCACAGACGACGACTCGGAGCACGAGCCAATCAAAGCCAGCCACCTGGGGgcggaggagggagaagaggcggGGCTGGTGGTGGCAGGAGCAGACACCGCCCCacgagcagagggagaggaggaggaagatgatgaggaggaggaagaagaagaagagtctgtagtagagagagtgagagtgcaggtggaggtaaaagAGGTGGTAGTTCCCAGCATGCCGTGCGGTGGTGAGAAAGAGAAAGCAGGGCAGACGGTGATGCTGCTCCCTGAGGAAGAGGCGGTGACGGCGGAGGTGAAGGGCAGGGCGTGGCGGGGGCCAGAGGACGCTCGCTCTATCGTCTCCGGTTACTCCACCCTCTCCACACTGGGGCGGAGCCTGGCGTCTGAGGGACGGTGCGATGAAGCTGACGACGAGCAAAGCGAGCTGGTGAGCGAGACGGACAACGAGAGCGGATTCGCCTCGCGCTCCCTTACCCAGGAGAGACCTGAGAAACACCCCCCTGCATCCattacacacaccctcacaccccCTACCCCCACACAGCCCCCCACGGCAGCACAACGAAGCTTCCTCTACACACACTACAAACCCCACCCTATCTCCGCCACACCCCAGCAcaccacccccaccccctccacacacatccaGGACCCTGGGGAGAGGAGCGAGGGTGGGGCGCGAtccaccaccccctcctcctcctccttctcgtcGTCCTCCACCACCCACAGACTGCACTCCCGGCCCTCCTTCAACTCCCACAAGCTGATCCAGTGTGACACGCTGGCCAGGAAGAAGCTAAAGGACAGAGGGAAGACCAAGGCTCGTTCTCTGGACCTGCTGGACCTCCCTGTGCcttcaggagaggaggagggagctgGGGCACCAGGGGCCCAGAGGGACCGATCCAGGACCAACCCTTCCACAGGGAGCAGCCAGGAGAGCCTACGTCCAGCCCGACCCAAAGAATCCCTGCCGCCCAGCGAGGCTGCCTCTTTCACCCCCAGCGGGACAGGGCAGGGTCAGGGGCGAGGGTCTCTGGCTGACCAGGTGCGTGCGCGCCTGCTGGGCTCGGCTGATGACCTGCGTATCGTGGGGCTGAGGAAGCCACTCTCCCCggagacgaggaggaagagacgGGCCTGGAGAAGACACACTGTGGTGGTCTCACCTACCGAGACGGGCGACAAGAGGCCTGCGCTAGCCACCAACGTGTTCCCCATGTCGCCGGCCACATCCAAACCACAGGGGTCACCCCTCGACCCCCAGGAGCTTGACCCAAGACATCCTCTTCCCCTGGGCCAGAATCCCCCCGCCACCCGCGCACCAGCCTCCAGGTTCCATCAGTACCTGTAA